From one Lactiplantibacillus paraplantarum genomic stretch:
- a CDS encoding energy-coupling factor transporter transmembrane component T family protein, giving the protein MQHELLIGYNDRHTFLNRLSGSTKLLCFVGLSVIGMMTYDTRYLIGVMLFSLILFRFSKIHYRDIAFVLNVIIGFSVLNLVMVYVFAPHYGVSIYGTEHLLLGSADHYFNLTAEQLFYEFNLLLKYKFAVPLALIFLMTTNPSEFAASLNKIGISYRISYSVAIALRYIPDVQADYRTISLAQQARGFEMSKKAHFMTRIRGGIQILLPLIFSSLDRIETISQAMELRRFGKGKRRSWYMAQRFKRNDYLALTLVALLIILGITLFKVNGGRFWNPFKA; this is encoded by the coding sequence ATGCAACATGAATTATTGATTGGGTACAACGACCGCCATACCTTTTTAAACCGACTCAGTGGCAGTACGAAACTGCTCTGCTTTGTTGGCTTATCAGTTATCGGGATGATGACTTACGATACGCGTTACTTAATCGGTGTGATGCTTTTTTCACTGATTCTGTTCCGCTTTTCAAAAATTCACTATCGCGACATTGCGTTCGTGCTTAACGTCATTATTGGTTTTTCCGTTTTAAACTTAGTGATGGTGTACGTCTTTGCGCCTCATTATGGCGTCTCGATTTATGGCACCGAACACTTACTACTGGGATCTGCTGATCACTATTTTAACTTGACAGCCGAACAACTTTTTTACGAATTTAATTTGTTATTAAAGTACAAGTTTGCCGTGCCACTCGCCTTGATTTTTCTCATGACGACTAATCCTAGCGAATTTGCTGCGAGTCTCAATAAGATTGGCATTTCTTATCGCATCAGCTATTCGGTAGCGATCGCGTTGCGTTACATTCCAGACGTTCAAGCTGATTACCGCACTATCAGCCTGGCACAGCAGGCTCGGGGCTTTGAAATGTCGAAAAAGGCGCATTTTATGACCCGCATTCGCGGTGGTATTCAGATTCTACTTCCCCTGATTTTTTCAAGTTTAGATCGAATCGAGACCATCAGTCAGGCAATGGAATTGCGGCGTTTTGGCAAGGGTAAACGGCGCAGCTGGTACATGGCCCAACGTTTCAAACGTAATGACTATCTCGCGTTAACATTAGTTGCTCTGCTGATCATCCTCGGCATCACCCTCTTTAAGGTCAACGGTGGGCGTTTCTGGAATCCGTTTAAAGCTTAA
- a CDS encoding ABC transporter ATP-binding protein, whose product MSAPIISFKDFSFQYNSQTEPTLHDINLEIYPGEKVLIAGPSGSGKSTLGRCLNGLIPQSYPGTVTGQATVAGQKVTESSIFALSQDVGTVLQDPDSQFVGLTVVEDMAFSLENDQQSQSAMRQATERWAQTLDLQNLLTHRPQELSGGQKQRVAMAGVLIDNSKILLFDEPLASLDPASGKASMALIDQLTHSQELTVVIIEHRIEDVLQQPIDRLIVMQDGTIVANDRPETILRQSLMTQLGLREPLYLSALKLAGVDLATCQHLDNLQALQVPDLTATLQNWTAGVQLQTPVVHDQPLLAIKNLTFGYEPTSPIINDVTLTLYQGEMISLVGQNGTGKSTLSNLITGFLTPQSGEMRFNGRSLADQSVKERADQIGYILQDPNQMISKTMIYDEVAAGLILRGVTDDEVKQRVLAVLKVCGLYEFRHWPISALSFGQKKRVTIAAILVLEPAMLILDEPTAGQDLQHYTEMMTFLTKINQEQNMTIMLITHDMHLMLEYTDRTIVLGHGNILMDARPADVLTNASIIQQASLAKTSLYTLAEEHQLDPTEFVAKFVQAEREAR is encoded by the coding sequence ATGAGCGCACCCATTATTAGCTTTAAAGATTTTTCATTTCAATACAACAGCCAAACGGAACCAACTTTACACGATATTAATCTAGAGATTTATCCTGGCGAAAAAGTATTGATTGCTGGACCTTCTGGCTCCGGCAAATCTACATTAGGGCGCTGTCTGAATGGCCTAATTCCACAATCCTATCCGGGAACAGTGACGGGCCAGGCAACCGTAGCTGGGCAAAAGGTTACTGAAAGTTCAATTTTTGCGTTATCCCAAGACGTTGGTACCGTGCTTCAAGATCCCGATAGCCAATTCGTGGGGCTAACCGTAGTTGAAGATATGGCTTTCTCACTGGAAAATGATCAGCAATCGCAATCGGCCATGCGACAAGCAACTGAACGGTGGGCTCAAACCCTCGATCTCCAAAATTTGTTGACCCATCGGCCGCAAGAATTATCGGGTGGTCAAAAGCAGCGGGTCGCCATGGCCGGTGTCCTGATTGACAACAGTAAAATTCTACTATTTGATGAACCGTTAGCGAGCCTTGATCCCGCATCGGGCAAAGCTTCAATGGCACTCATTGATCAGCTTACGCACTCGCAGGAACTGACCGTCGTCATTATTGAGCACCGTATCGAGGATGTCTTACAACAACCAATTGACCGTCTGATTGTCATGCAAGATGGCACGATTGTGGCGAATGACCGCCCAGAAACGATTTTACGGCAATCACTCATGACGCAATTAGGACTACGGGAACCGCTATATCTTTCCGCACTCAAACTAGCCGGTGTTGATCTAGCGACTTGCCAACACTTGGATAACCTCCAAGCCTTACAAGTGCCCGACCTCACTGCGACGTTGCAAAACTGGACGGCAGGGGTTCAATTACAAACACCCGTCGTTCATGATCAACCGTTACTTGCAATTAAAAACCTGACATTTGGTTATGAGCCTACTAGCCCGATTATTAACGATGTTACCCTTACACTCTATCAAGGTGAGATGATCAGCCTCGTTGGTCAAAACGGAACTGGTAAGTCAACATTGAGTAACCTGATCACTGGCTTTTTGACGCCACAATCCGGAGAAATGCGGTTTAACGGCCGTTCTCTAGCTGACCAATCAGTCAAAGAACGGGCTGACCAGATTGGCTACATTCTTCAAGATCCCAATCAGATGATTTCGAAAACGATGATTTATGACGAAGTAGCGGCGGGCTTAATACTCCGCGGTGTCACTGACGATGAAGTGAAACAACGGGTACTAGCCGTTCTGAAGGTCTGTGGTCTCTATGAGTTTCGGCATTGGCCCATTTCTGCACTGAGCTTTGGTCAGAAGAAGCGGGTCACGATTGCGGCTATTCTCGTCTTAGAACCGGCCATGCTGATTCTGGATGAACCAACCGCGGGCCAAGACCTGCAGCACTATACTGAAATGATGACCTTCTTAACTAAGATCAATCAGGAACAAAACATGACGATTATGTTGATCACGCATGATATGCACCTAATGTTAGAATACACGGATCGCACGATTGTGTTGGGCCACGGCAACATTTTGATGGATGCTCGCCCAGCCGATGTGTTGACCAACGCATCCATTATTCAGCAAGCTTCCTTAGCCAAGACAAGTTTATACACCCTGGCGGAAGAACACCAATTGGACCCGACGGAATTCGTCGCCAAATTCGTCCAAGCTGAACGGGAGGCGCGTTAG
- a CDS encoding ECF-type riboflavin transporter substrate-binding protein translates to MQNKQSNSIRTVVATGIGAAVIFVLMKFVAIPTGVPNTQVNVAMGFLALLGAIFGPVAAGLAVFIGHALNDFVTYGSPWWTWVIVDGLIGVAFGLAKNRLKIENGVLGTAKLVWFNIYQIIVNFIGWVLLAPTGDIIIYHEPANKVYLQGVITWIADSISVAIIGTILLVLYARTRTQRGSLKKER, encoded by the coding sequence ATGCAAAATAAGCAATCTAATTCAATCCGTACTGTCGTGGCTACCGGGATCGGTGCCGCCGTAATCTTCGTTCTCATGAAGTTCGTTGCTATCCCAACAGGTGTCCCGAATACCCAAGTTAACGTTGCCATGGGCTTCTTGGCTTTATTAGGCGCTATTTTCGGACCCGTCGCAGCCGGTTTGGCCGTCTTTATCGGTCATGCTTTGAACGACTTTGTGACTTACGGCTCACCTTGGTGGACTTGGGTCATCGTTGACGGTCTAATCGGGGTTGCCTTCGGACTAGCCAAGAATCGGCTCAAAATTGAAAATGGTGTATTAGGAACGGCCAAATTAGTCTGGTTTAATATTTACCAAATCATCGTCAACTTTATTGGTTGGGTGCTTTTAGCGCCAACTGGTGATATTATTATTTACCATGAACCGGCTAACAAAGTCTATCTTCAAGGCGTCATTACTTGGATCGCCGATTCCATCTCAGTTGCCATCATTGGGACCATTCTGCTAGTCCTGTATGCCCGGACGCGGACCCAACGTGGGAGCTTAAAAAAGGAACGTTAA
- a CDS encoding GntR family transcriptional regulator yields the protein MTRPNDKRDVRNLAYKYETIADSLRQDIKSGKYTPGELMPDQNKLAETFDTTRITIHKAIQLLIIEGMVYSKRGAGTFVRKDFGLTERRQETLVDRPLGTTQTNAGKKVTSKVLELQARLPTKREAEQLLIDEMDPVYVIRRTRYVEGKVWAYEHTIMPTSIVTLTKQVLEGSVYGYLEKNSGKKIAGSHRIISASRVTADDVAAMGATLNDPVLVINQISYMDDGQPFEVSESHFPYETSTVVADVQIH from the coding sequence TTGACAAGACCAAATGATAAAAGGGATGTGAGAAATTTGGCTTACAAATATGAAACGATTGCAGATAGTCTGCGTCAAGATATTAAGTCTGGTAAATATACGCCGGGCGAACTGATGCCTGATCAGAATAAATTGGCTGAAACTTTTGATACGACAAGAATTACGATCCATAAAGCCATTCAATTACTAATTATCGAAGGGATGGTTTACTCTAAGCGTGGTGCTGGGACCTTTGTTCGTAAAGACTTTGGTTTAACTGAACGGCGCCAAGAAACGTTAGTAGATCGGCCACTTGGGACGACACAAACTAATGCGGGTAAAAAAGTAACGAGTAAGGTACTTGAATTACAGGCCCGCTTGCCAACTAAGCGAGAAGCTGAACAATTATTAATTGATGAAATGGATCCAGTTTATGTCATTCGTCGGACGCGATACGTTGAGGGTAAAGTTTGGGCTTATGAACATACGATTATGCCAACTAGTATTGTGACACTGACGAAACAAGTTTTAGAGGGGTCCGTCTATGGCTACTTAGAAAAAAATAGTGGTAAGAAAATTGCGGGCTCACATCGGATTATTTCGGCATCGCGAGTCACAGCTGATGATGTAGCCGCAATGGGTGCGACTTTAAACGATCCCGTGTTAGTTATCAATCAAATTAGTTATATGGATGATGGTCAGCCCTTTGAAGTCTCTGAATCACATTTTCCGTATGAGACAAGTACGGTCGTGGCAGATGTTCAAATACATTAA
- a CDS encoding helix-turn-helix transcriptional regulator: protein MPANFYQRLIDKYEPMTEAAFLVLVSVRQPITSEAIPQKIAEMTNNQLQLGLGTLFTNLHAMTKDYLMTERVDENDVHTYEITGSGESVLAAERKRLQLLNQICEQAGL, encoded by the coding sequence ATGCCAGCTAATTTTTATCAACGATTAATTGATAAGTATGAACCAATGACGGAAGCGGCTTTTTTGGTCTTAGTCAGCGTTCGCCAGCCGATTACCAGTGAAGCTATTCCGCAAAAAATTGCCGAAATGACGAATAATCAGCTACAGTTGGGCTTAGGAACCTTGTTTACGAATTTGCATGCTATGACGAAAGATTACTTGATGACAGAGCGGGTCGACGAAAATGATGTCCATACTTACGAAATTACGGGGAGTGGCGAATCAGTGTTAGCAGCCGAGCGAAAACGACTGCAATTATTGAATCAAATTTGTGAGCAGGCGGGATTATAA
- a CDS encoding SDR family NAD(P)-dependent oxidoreductase, with translation MEMGLAGKTVLVTGSTKGIGRAIAVAFAKEGADVIINGRRADTVQAVVNELATAYPATNPMAAPYDISDPQQADEMFQQIPTVDVLVNNMGIFGPMAYDEIDDATWERFFKVNVLSGNRLAKHYLPAMLAQDFGRIIFIASEEAVMPSGEMPQYSMTKSMNLSLAKSLSKLTVGSHVTVNTVMPGSTLTEGVQSMLDEMYADSDLPRDQWEHDFMVNHRPLSQIQRLIRPEEIGRLAVFVASPFASSFSGEALRADGGLVPTIF, from the coding sequence ATGGAAATGGGTTTAGCAGGAAAAACGGTGTTAGTCACTGGCTCAACGAAGGGGATTGGTCGCGCCATTGCCGTGGCTTTTGCTAAGGAAGGCGCCGACGTAATCATCAATGGCCGACGTGCGGATACTGTGCAAGCCGTTGTCAATGAGTTAGCTACGGCTTATCCGGCAACAAATCCGATGGCCGCACCGTATGATATTAGTGATCCGCAGCAAGCCGATGAAATGTTTCAACAAATTCCAACGGTTGACGTTCTTGTCAATAATATGGGAATTTTTGGCCCCATGGCTTACGATGAGATCGATGATGCAACCTGGGAACGATTCTTTAAAGTGAATGTGTTATCTGGCAATCGGTTGGCGAAACATTATTTACCAGCCATGTTGGCCCAAGATTTTGGTCGGATTATCTTTATTGCGAGTGAAGAAGCAGTTATGCCATCGGGAGAGATGCCACAGTATTCGATGACTAAATCGATGAACCTTTCTTTGGCAAAGAGTCTGTCGAAACTAACAGTCGGTAGCCATGTAACTGTTAATACGGTCATGCCGGGGTCAACATTGACTGAAGGTGTTCAGTCAATGTTGGACGAGATGTATGCTGATTCGGATTTACCAAGGGATCAGTGGGAACATGATTTCATGGTCAACCACCGGCCGTTATCACAAATCCAACGTTTAATTCGTCCGGAAGAAATCGGCCGCTTAGCTGTGTTTGTTGCTAGTCCGTTTGCCAGCAGCTTTTCTGGTGAAGCGTTACGTGCGGATGGTGGCTTAGTGCCAACTATATTCTAG
- a CDS encoding ABC transporter ATP-binding protein codes for MNNEPLLKITHLQKKFGKFQALKDIDFEINAGEVFGFIGPNGAGKSTTIRILLGILKASAGQATIFGQDVWQDSVAIHKRIAYVPGDVYLWPNLSGGEIIDLFLKLNGGQHTAKTDALIKRFELDPRKKARTYSKGNRQKVALIAAFSTDADFYIFDEPTSGLDPLNEQTFQTEVLALKQQGKSVLLSSHILSEVEKMCDRIGIIREGQIVETGTLAEMRHLTRTTVDVQTRQPLTDLAALAGVHGVTERHGENHVSLAVDADQLTTVVQYLASRQLLTLTTTPPTLEDLFMRYYTTDKRTVEGK; via the coding sequence ATGAATAACGAGCCATTATTAAAAATTACACATTTACAGAAAAAATTTGGAAAGTTTCAAGCACTCAAAGATATTGACTTTGAGATTAATGCTGGGGAGGTATTTGGATTTATTGGACCAAATGGTGCTGGTAAATCAACGACGATTCGAATATTACTTGGAATTTTAAAGGCCAGCGCTGGTCAAGCAACAATCTTTGGACAAGATGTCTGGCAGGATAGTGTGGCGATTCATAAACGGATTGCTTACGTGCCAGGGGATGTCTACCTATGGCCGAATTTAAGTGGGGGTGAGATCATTGATTTATTCTTGAAATTAAATGGTGGTCAGCACACTGCTAAGACGGATGCTCTGATTAAGCGCTTTGAATTAGATCCGCGTAAAAAGGCCCGTACTTATTCTAAAGGAAATCGACAAAAAGTTGCGTTGATTGCGGCGTTTTCAACGGATGCCGACTTTTATATCTTTGATGAACCGACATCAGGCTTGGACCCGTTAAATGAGCAGACTTTTCAAACCGAAGTTCTAGCCTTAAAGCAACAGGGGAAGAGTGTTTTGCTATCCAGTCACATTCTCTCAGAAGTAGAAAAAATGTGTGATCGTATTGGAATTATTCGAGAAGGTCAAATTGTTGAGACGGGGACCCTGGCTGAGATGCGACACTTGACCCGAACCACTGTTGATGTGCAAACCCGACAACCATTGACGGATCTAGCAGCATTAGCGGGTGTCCACGGTGTTACTGAACGCCATGGTGAAAATCATGTCAGCTTAGCAGTTGATGCTGACCAGTTAACGACGGTGGTGCAATATTTAGCTAGTCGCCAACTCTTAACATTAACGACGACGCCACCAACACTGGAAGACTTGTTTATGCGTTATTATACGACGGATAAACGGACGGTTGAGGGGAAGTGA
- a CDS encoding ABC transporter permease has product MATRLFARTGLLIQFNLRRDWKKLLIWVAVLTGLFTAIAAKFDGIYGTQTALNEIVKTLKMPAMISLFGAFTAKSPYTTAKVFATEMVVFIAIFMIIMNIMVAVATSRGDEDDGLLELVRAHAVGRLAPLLAGVVELTALNGLVGILFGLGLTVAKLPGATIQGNWLIGLGLGALGWAFGMLTLLLAQVMNSASGTTMLSYVVLGIMYVARMGTDVSHPRLTWWIPFGWIEKLDAYQANQWLPVSLYLLLGIGCLSVAALLNVQRDLGAGLIEQRRGRRQASLLLRGPATLLWRQSHGVIIAWLLGNFILGASYASVFNTIGDLAKSNPMIKQLLGASALAAANRMIVKNFIAILAIVMVIVALIPAVQLMLKLVNDEQKGYLHQVYATATSRWHVWASYTGWSLITGMAVLLAGLSGMYLMGLVSMKDPINWITYWHVFCAYGPAMLVMVAVASVLTGWLPKWRYAAWAWVFYAFFSLYLGNLIDLPKWARHLTPLGFVNKVPIKALDWATGGWCLALTVLLLVVAALGYRRRDLAQ; this is encoded by the coding sequence ATGGCAACGCGATTATTTGCTCGAACTGGATTACTGATTCAGTTTAATCTAAGACGTGATTGGAAAAAATTGCTTATCTGGGTTGCTGTATTAACAGGGCTATTCACGGCGATTGCGGCAAAATTTGATGGTATTTATGGGACTCAAACAGCATTAAATGAAATTGTCAAGACACTCAAAATGCCAGCGATGATTTCCCTATTTGGAGCGTTTACGGCCAAGTCGCCCTATACGACTGCCAAAGTGTTTGCAACCGAAATGGTAGTTTTTATTGCCATATTTATGATTATTATGAATATTATGGTGGCTGTTGCCACGTCGCGGGGTGATGAAGATGACGGCTTGTTGGAGTTAGTCCGGGCTCACGCTGTTGGTCGGTTGGCTCCGCTATTGGCTGGCGTAGTCGAGCTGACCGCGCTGAACGGCCTAGTGGGGATTCTTTTTGGATTAGGGCTGACGGTTGCAAAACTTCCTGGGGCGACGATCCAAGGTAACTGGTTGATTGGCCTAGGATTAGGTGCACTAGGTTGGGCTTTTGGAATGTTGACACTATTACTTGCCCAGGTCATGAATAGCGCTAGTGGAACGACGATGTTGAGCTATGTGGTGCTGGGAATTATGTATGTCGCACGAATGGGCACGGATGTCAGTCACCCACGATTGACATGGTGGATTCCCTTTGGTTGGATTGAAAAACTAGATGCTTATCAGGCAAATCAATGGCTACCAGTTAGCCTGTACTTGCTGTTAGGAATCGGTTGTTTGAGTGTTGCGGCCCTTTTAAATGTTCAACGTGATTTGGGTGCAGGCTTGATCGAGCAACGACGTGGTCGACGCCAAGCTAGCTTGTTATTGCGTGGCCCGGCAACCTTATTGTGGCGTCAATCGCATGGCGTAATTATCGCATGGCTATTAGGTAACTTTATTCTAGGCGCATCGTATGCCTCTGTATTCAATACAATCGGTGATTTGGCTAAGAGTAACCCGATGATTAAACAATTATTAGGTGCATCGGCCTTAGCAGCAGCTAACCGGATGATTGTCAAAAATTTTATTGCGATTTTAGCCATTGTAATGGTGATTGTTGCCCTGATTCCAGCGGTTCAGTTAATGTTGAAACTAGTTAATGATGAGCAGAAGGGGTATCTTCATCAAGTCTATGCAACGGCAACGTCGCGGTGGCATGTGTGGGCTAGTTACACTGGGTGGTCACTCATAACTGGCATGGCCGTTTTATTAGCTGGCCTCAGCGGCATGTATTTGATGGGCTTAGTTAGCATGAAAGATCCAATCAATTGGATAACGTACTGGCACGTCTTTTGTGCTTATGGGCCAGCGATGTTAGTGATGGTAGCGGTGGCGAGTGTTTTAACTGGTTGGCTGCCTAAATGGCGCTATGCTGCTTGGGCATGGGTATTTTATGCCTTTTTCTCATTATATCTTGGTAACTTGATAGATTTGCCGAAGTGGGCCCGTCATTTGACGCCACTTGGTTTTGTTAATAAGGTTCCAATCAAGGCTTTGGATTGGGCCACTGGTGGCTGGTGTCTAGCATTAACTGTGCTACTATTAGTAGTAGCGGCATTGGGCTATCGGCGGCGTGATTTAGCTCAGTAA
- a CDS encoding TetR/AcrR family transcriptional regulator encodes MVVTRSVPKDPAKVERIMQAAMHAFAAHGYRDAKTDAIASVAAVSKGLIFHYYGSKQGLYMATVQTATDTIITTINQQIFDVPDDLVTLMVRSAQYKAAFGKDHPDEMKVMIEAYGALERLPAKIQAQIKVLYAKAMAISREMIGRVLDKMPLRKDIDREATIALIMGVYNQIFMEFQAYMRENNDVQSMDDVEWMVSRAKAYMGILEHGFVASNLKSE; translated from the coding sequence ATGGTGGTAACACGATCAGTCCCTAAAGATCCTGCCAAAGTCGAACGTATTATGCAGGCAGCCATGCACGCATTTGCGGCGCATGGGTATCGCGATGCTAAGACGGATGCGATTGCATCTGTGGCAGCGGTATCAAAGGGACTAATATTTCATTATTACGGTAGTAAGCAGGGGCTGTACATGGCCACCGTTCAAACGGCAACGGATACGATTATTACCACAATTAATCAGCAGATTTTTGATGTGCCGGATGATTTAGTAACCTTAATGGTTCGAAGCGCCCAGTATAAGGCAGCGTTTGGTAAAGACCATCCGGATGAAATGAAAGTTATGATTGAAGCTTATGGTGCTTTGGAGCGATTGCCAGCAAAAATACAAGCGCAAATAAAAGTTTTGTATGCAAAAGCAATGGCTATTTCCCGGGAAATGATTGGCCGGGTACTTGATAAAATGCCGCTCCGCAAGGATATTGATCGTGAGGCAACAATTGCCTTGATCATGGGAGTCTATAATCAGATTTTTATGGAATTTCAGGCATACATGCGGGAGAACAATGACGTTCAATCGATGGATGATGTCGAATGGATGGTCAGTCGCGCAAAGGCTTATATGGGGATTTTAGAACATGGCTTTGTTGCGTCTAATTTAAAATCTGAGTAG
- a CDS encoding FAD-binding protein — protein MELHLTARQTRLWQRLLALTRDQLMGLSMQIESTGHVDSEMLTTLAQQFGLDEPLPNDRLSQRVLCTLALAQSSAGLAQIFASNWQVEDIVLTFGTPQQRQRYFTQQRIFGLATLPSQVTTSSTVTATPVTAGWRLSGTVKAVLNVAQATDYLILAQTPSDAMGTFMVAADQPGVTVGSQVIPLGLHGLAMADIQLTSVPVTAAEQLGQLGRGQQVMQRAQSLGQLFAGAITAGIWQHATDQTRQLTLTEQPPLADLSPVLALTAALQTSVFNAAQQADDERSFTNAAQLAALFASQNALTPFEKLMPLMGELAYTQHSPLVALRNDVATLPLIVGTTAQLALTFAATSLNDEDADVPTTGGRAVPEHLVVADLHRVVKRLNLTKDVPVNVGSIATAKRIVALGRGAMEPAVLLQAQQLAKWIGAAIAVTQPLTAMEQFSVEQQIGAMAVTVAPEVLINIGVAGDDDYLAGMAGAQHVLSVNVDEQAPIFNHSQQIFVGAAAEFLAGMVAALN, from the coding sequence ATGGAATTACATTTAACGGCACGACAAACAAGATTGTGGCAGCGGCTATTGGCACTGACGCGTGACCAGCTAATGGGACTCTCAATGCAAATTGAATCGACTGGTCACGTTGATTCAGAGATGCTTACAACACTTGCTCAACAGTTTGGCTTAGATGAACCGTTGCCGAATGATCGACTGAGCCAACGTGTTTTATGTACGTTGGCCCTGGCACAGAGCTCGGCTGGACTAGCGCAGATTTTTGCAAGTAACTGGCAGGTCGAAGATATCGTGTTGACATTTGGAACGCCGCAACAGCGCCAACGGTATTTCACACAACAACGGATTTTTGGATTGGCGACATTACCATCACAAGTTACAACTAGTAGCACAGTTACGGCGACACCTGTCACGGCTGGCTGGCGATTATCTGGTACGGTTAAAGCGGTATTGAATGTTGCACAGGCGACCGATTATTTAATCCTAGCACAAACACCTTCGGATGCGATGGGGACTTTTATGGTTGCTGCTGATCAGCCAGGCGTCACTGTCGGTAGCCAAGTGATACCGTTGGGTTTGCATGGATTAGCGATGGCTGACATTCAACTTACTAGTGTACCAGTCACGGCAGCTGAGCAACTTGGTCAGTTGGGCCGAGGGCAACAAGTGATGCAGCGTGCGCAAAGTCTGGGGCAGCTATTTGCCGGTGCGATCACAGCGGGAATCTGGCAACATGCAACGGACCAGACGCGTCAATTGACATTGACAGAACAACCACCATTAGCAGACTTGTCACCAGTATTAGCACTTACAGCGGCCTTGCAGACGAGTGTTTTTAATGCGGCTCAGCAAGCGGATGATGAGCGTTCATTTACGAATGCTGCGCAATTGGCAGCTTTGTTTGCTAGCCAGAATGCGCTGACACCATTTGAAAAGCTGATGCCGCTGATGGGTGAGTTGGCGTATACGCAGCACTCGCCATTAGTTGCGTTGCGAAATGATGTAGCGACGCTACCGCTGATTGTTGGGACAACTGCCCAACTAGCACTGACATTTGCTGCGACGAGTTTGAATGATGAAGATGCTGACGTACCAACAACTGGGGGACGAGCGGTACCGGAACATTTGGTTGTGGCCGACTTGCATCGTGTGGTGAAACGTTTGAACTTGACCAAGGATGTGCCAGTCAATGTTGGGAGTATTGCAACGGCTAAGCGAATTGTGGCCCTGGGTCGAGGCGCCATGGAGCCAGCTGTGTTGCTACAAGCACAACAATTGGCCAAATGGATTGGAGCGGCAATTGCCGTTACTCAGCCGTTGACAGCAATGGAACAATTTAGTGTTGAACAACAGATTGGCGCAATGGCAGTGACTGTTGCACCCGAAGTATTGATTAATATTGGGGTAGCTGGTGATGATGATTATTTGGCGGGGATGGCAGGTGCTCAGCACGTCCTTTCCGTTAATGTGGATGAGCAAGCGCCGATTTTTAACCATTCCCAACAAATTTTTGTGGGTGCAGCGGCGGAGTTCTTGGCCGGGATGGTCGCGGCATTAAATTAA
- the dhaS gene encoding dihydroxyacetone kinase transcriptional activator DhaS translates to MAYITKKKIAKAFHDVVLTKGFSRTSVTAIMDTADFRRQTFYDYFQDKYELLTWFIDDTLAETVERNLNYLPWIDIIKLVCYELDANRRFYAECINSQHEIDVTALVGNHLAALLTELTQTHTAETAALIWLLCLGIAQSLTHNIVANHPEDYETLSQDAIAAIEMTLKILR, encoded by the coding sequence ATGGCATATATCACGAAGAAAAAGATTGCGAAAGCATTTCATGATGTTGTCTTGACGAAGGGCTTTAGTCGGACGTCCGTAACGGCAATTATGGATACTGCCGATTTTAGGCGACAAACATTTTATGATTATTTTCAAGATAAATATGAATTATTAACCTGGTTTATTGATGATACATTGGCGGAAACGGTTGAACGTAATCTGAATTATTTGCCCTGGATTGATATTATTAAGCTGGTTTGTTACGAACTAGATGCTAATCGACGGTTCTACGCGGAATGTATTAATTCCCAACATGAAATTGATGTGACCGCGTTAGTTGGTAATCACTTGGCAGCATTGTTAACTGAATTGACACAAACGCATACAGCTGAAACCGCAGCCTTGATTTGGCTACTGTGTTTAGGGATTGCACAATCATTAACACATAATATAGTTGCTAACCATCCTGAAGATTATGAAACATTGTCACAGGATGCAATTGCTGCAATCGAAATGACGCTCAAAATTTTGCGCTAG